From a region of the Apibacter sp. B3706 genome:
- a CDS encoding phage tail protein yields the protein MKNKLQFTVYREHNGVVRSYYLNSSTNVSQVTTATQITTLLSDDIVNMTIISATPIDFRINDYIYVFDKIYKLNSIPSIVKESSRKFTYQVKFESLQYDLLKCTFLIPQSKGDIDLKGDYLVADLRGFAEIIITNTQRVFGKRWRLGECPTNTEYKNLSFDGQNCLQVLQSLCQEYDTEFEIISSTEYHTINIKEVVGNTYPFTFEYGKMGGLYNLSRNNCSNKSLVTRLFVYGGTKNLSTKYRQTKLCLPNKNKVTSYLEEKEAVNKFGIIENVVNFDDIYPCRTGKVTSLGGKYYQFCDEEMFNLNEKDDQGSLWLIEGANAKVHFQTGNLAGYEFDVHSYDDKQKMFSLVPFDDDRGLRLPNEESPAFQIMPGDTYVLLNINLPQNYIDDAEQRLLKKGEKYYQQNSQPYVEYSLIIDPLFLKNREGEGSITNFFQAGDLIKIKDEDINVNKSIRVNSFSRDLINPYKYELTISDTVETNIITNILENVIKNDTIIKVNNLKDPARIRRNWRDTEELKGLIFDPEGNYYTEKIKPGSIDTMMLSVGAKSMQFDLVNTLLEANYQGNYNVIKVTGGSLVHYAIEQDIKYWNLGSGTTNLTNTNAYYIYARCEKKGDNGILIFSQDQIRVDDDSTYYHFIVGVLNSVQDNVRSISLTYGSTTINGKFIRTGKITSSDGSSFIDLDNNHLKFGDDNACIEWNRNNDRKLVIKGTIVQSPSGDENVIGVYRGEYDNSKKYYVGDEVTYLGSSYRMIKEANPGNTPTNRSYWTIISKSGKDGYNGKDGTNGKDGANGRNGTDGKDGLNGKDGKDGKDGKDGIDGKDGYNGPALVFRGEYKDHTVYRGTRQTVEVVKFIDMYYMTNIDAGEFSNIWPWAAHKWTPFGANFESVATDTLLAENANIGDWIIQNGKITSQNKTSEGSPKAQLNGVNGGINFKNDSQIYTEQNTTESTINEINISSEIGEIMIANAKGHKTTVGSQGIEINRAGKTVFKTNNDRVEFKAALIVKGDASMDQKYWNEWGICGLYASSRNHSNNPAPSWGAFIEVLKAKGLYLSTFALNGAFTLHETSCFTFSTNNGDRIYLPNKPQEGQLLIFRAISSCSIYGNGNQISTLKRGLQDGIALNANSAILIFVYNKWVQII from the coding sequence ATGAAAAATAAATTACAATTTACTGTATATAGAGAACATAATGGCGTAGTTCGCTCATATTATTTAAACTCATCAACAAATGTATCTCAGGTTACAACAGCAACACAAATTACCACGTTATTAAGTGATGATATAGTTAACATGACTATAATTAGTGCTACTCCGATTGACTTTAGGATTAACGACTATATATATGTATTCGATAAGATTTATAAATTAAATTCTATTCCTTCAATAGTCAAAGAAAGCTCAAGGAAATTTACCTACCAAGTTAAATTTGAATCCTTGCAATATGATCTATTAAAATGTACGTTTCTTATTCCTCAAAGTAAAGGGGACATAGACCTAAAAGGAGATTATTTAGTAGCTGATTTAAGGGGATTTGCGGAAATTATTATTACTAATACACAAAGAGTTTTCGGTAAACGTTGGAGGCTGGGTGAATGTCCTACAAATACAGAATATAAAAACCTTTCATTTGATGGACAAAATTGCCTCCAGGTGTTGCAAAGCTTATGTCAAGAATATGATACGGAATTTGAAATAATAAGTTCAACTGAATACCACACCATAAACATTAAAGAAGTTGTTGGAAACACCTATCCTTTCACCTTTGAATATGGCAAAATGGGTGGATTATATAATTTATCAAGAAATAATTGCAGTAATAAATCTTTGGTAACTCGATTATTTGTTTACGGGGGGACTAAGAATTTAAGTACAAAATATCGTCAAACCAAACTATGTTTACCGAATAAAAACAAGGTAACCTCTTATTTAGAAGAAAAAGAAGCCGTTAATAAGTTCGGAATTATTGAAAATGTCGTAAACTTTGACGATATTTATCCATGTCGCACGGGCAAAGTAACTTCTTTAGGAGGTAAATATTATCAATTTTGCGATGAGGAAATGTTTAATTTGAATGAAAAAGATGATCAAGGTTCTCTTTGGTTAATTGAGGGGGCTAACGCTAAAGTACATTTTCAAACCGGTAATTTAGCGGGTTATGAGTTTGACGTGCACTCTTACGATGATAAACAAAAAATGTTTTCTTTAGTTCCTTTTGACGATGATAGAGGATTAAGGTTACCCAATGAAGAAAGTCCCGCCTTTCAAATAATGCCGGGAGATACGTATGTATTATTAAATATAAATTTACCTCAGAATTACATTGATGATGCGGAACAAAGATTACTAAAAAAGGGTGAAAAATACTATCAACAAAATTCACAACCTTATGTAGAATATTCTTTAATTATTGATCCTTTATTTTTAAAGAATAGAGAAGGAGAAGGATCGATAACCAATTTTTTCCAAGCCGGAGATTTAATAAAAATTAAAGATGAAGATATTAATGTTAATAAAAGTATACGAGTAAATTCATTTTCAAGAGACCTGATAAACCCTTATAAATATGAATTGACTATATCAGACACGGTAGAAACCAATATAATCACAAACATATTGGAGAATGTGATTAAAAACGATACAATTATCAAAGTAAATAATTTAAAAGATCCCGCTAGAATTAGACGTAATTGGCGAGATACTGAAGAATTGAAAGGATTAATATTTGACCCCGAGGGTAATTATTATACCGAAAAAATTAAGCCTGGAAGTATTGACACCATGATGTTATCGGTAGGTGCAAAATCTATGCAGTTTGACCTGGTGAACACTCTGTTGGAGGCAAACTATCAAGGTAATTACAATGTTATAAAGGTTACGGGCGGCAGCTTGGTACACTACGCAATTGAACAAGATATCAAATATTGGAATTTAGGGTCTGGCACTACCAATTTAACTAATACTAATGCTTATTATATATATGCCCGATGTGAAAAAAAGGGGGACAATGGAATTCTTATTTTTTCTCAAGATCAAATTAGAGTTGATGATGACTCTACCTATTACCATTTCATTGTCGGAGTTTTAAATTCAGTACAAGACAATGTACGCTCAATTTCTCTAACGTACGGAAGCACTACTATAAACGGTAAATTTATACGAACCGGAAAAATTACTTCTTCAGACGGAAGCTCTTTTATAGACCTGGACAACAATCACCTTAAATTTGGAGACGATAATGCGTGTATTGAGTGGAACAGAAATAATGACAGAAAACTGGTTATTAAAGGTACTATAGTACAAAGTCCTTCAGGAGATGAAAATGTTATTGGAGTATATAGGGGCGAATATGATAACTCGAAAAAATATTACGTGGGTGATGAAGTTACTTATTTAGGTTCTTCTTATCGAATGATTAAAGAGGCCAACCCTGGAAATACGCCCACCAACAGATCTTATTGGACTATTATATCTAAATCCGGTAAAGACGGCTATAACGGAAAAGACGGGACAAATGGTAAGGATGGTGCAAATGGAAGGAATGGAACGGATGGCAAAGACGGACTAAACGGTAAGGACGGTAAGGACGGTAAAGATGGAAAAGATGGTATAGACGGAAAGGACGGTTATAACGGTCCTGCATTAGTTTTTAGGGGTGAATATAAAGATCATACGGTTTATAGGGGTACTCGACAAACTGTTGAAGTGGTGAAATTTATTGATATGTATTATATGACTAATATTGATGCCGGCGAATTTTCTAATATTTGGCCCTGGGCGGCCCATAAATGGACTCCTTTTGGCGCTAATTTTGAAAGTGTCGCTACAGATACTTTATTGGCCGAAAACGCTAATATCGGGGATTGGATAATCCAAAACGGTAAAATCACTTCACAAAATAAAACATCAGAAGGATCTCCTAAGGCGCAATTAAACGGGGTTAATGGTGGTATAAATTTTAAAAACGATTCTCAAATATATACCGAACAAAACACAACGGAGAGTACTATAAACGAGATAAATATAAGCTCTGAAATTGGAGAAATTATGATTGCAAACGCTAAAGGTCATAAAACTACGGTAGGATCTCAAGGAATAGAAATTAACAGAGCAGGAAAAACAGTTTTTAAAACAAATAATGATCGTGTTGAATTTAAGGCCGCTTTAATTGTAAAAGGGGACGCTTCCATGGATCAAAAATATTGGAATGAATGGGGTATATGTGGGCTTTATGCTAGTTCAAGAAACCATAGCAACAATCCTGCTCCCTCATGGGGTGCTTTTATCGAAGTTTTAAAAGCGAAAGGACTATACCTTAGTACGTTTGCTCTTAATGGAGCATTTACTCTTCATGAAACTTCCTGCTTTACATTTTCAACTAATAACGGTGACAGAATATATCTTCCAAATAAACCGCAAGAAGGACAACTACTTATTTTCCGTGCAATCTCTTCATGCTCAATATACGGAAATGGAAATCAAATTTCAACTTTAAAAAGAGGTCTACAAGATGGAATTGCTTTAAACGCTAACAGCGCCATATTAATATTTGTGTACAATAAATGGGTTCAAATAATTTAA
- a CDS encoding helix-turn-helix domain-containing protein, whose amino-acid sequence MITLQLEKLIKEKGVSKLAELLNVNRQTIYYYIKQGEKNSLETLETLSNALGVKISDLFIDNNDDLTGYIEYMGEVHKINSIQDLRNLLENIDGEKRKSDNKI is encoded by the coding sequence ATGATTACTTTACAATTAGAAAAATTAATTAAAGAAAAAGGAGTATCAAAACTAGCAGAATTATTAAATGTGAATAGGCAAACTATATATTACTATATAAAACAAGGAGAAAAAAACTCTTTAGAAACATTAGAAACCTTATCAAATGCTTTAGGTGTAAAAATTTCTGACCTATTTATTGATAATAATGACGATTTAACAGGATATATTGAGTATATGGGAGAAGTTCATAAAATAAATTCTATTCAAGATTTAAGAAATCTATTAGAAAATATTGATGGTGAAAAAAGAAAATCAGATAATAAAATATAA
- a CDS encoding phage tail family protein, with the protein MNSITYKFNGINCKDLGIVVSQSFGLTDMPKPKELLIANWPDEHGIEVDLANRVFEARIIKLNCYMKCNNEEDFISKSQQLNKLFLSSYSKGLVSLVIEFPYSKPLVYAVYLSGEINHTKKWRNGTFFSTFTLEFTEPEPMKLTYATLQETREVKFNFNNIKKNTFITLYTIKEEIMSVRKEILLREGSDQLTVYFNASNNLKNRGYIILTCNKGVDKLYFSNPDNCFLLTRGI; encoded by the coding sequence ATGAATTCAATCACATATAAATTTAATGGCATTAATTGCAAAGACTTGGGTATTGTAGTTTCTCAGTCTTTCGGACTAACGGATATGCCTAAACCTAAAGAGCTTTTAATAGCCAATTGGCCGGATGAACACGGTATCGAAGTCGATTTAGCTAACAGAGTTTTTGAAGCGAGGATAATTAAACTTAATTGCTATATGAAATGCAACAATGAAGAAGATTTTATTTCAAAATCTCAACAATTAAATAAATTGTTTTTAAGTAGTTATAGTAAAGGACTAGTAAGTTTGGTTATTGAGTTCCCTTATTCAAAACCGCTTGTATATGCAGTATATCTTTCAGGAGAAATAAACCATACAAAAAAATGGCGTAATGGAACATTTTTTTCAACGTTTACTCTTGAATTTACAGAGCCCGAACCCATGAAATTGACCTATGCCACTTTACAGGAAACTAGAGAGGTGAAATTTAATTTTAACAATATTAAGAAAAATACTTTTATAACACTATACACCATCAAAGAAGAGATCATGTCTGTACGAAAAGAGATATTATTAAGAGAAGGAAGCGATCAACTGACCGTTTACTTTAACGCCTCAAATAATTTAAAAAACAGGGGATATATAATTTTAACGTGTAATAAAGGAGTTGATAAGCTATATTTTTCTAATCCTGATAATTGTTTTTTGTTGACTCGTGGAATCTAA
- a CDS encoding Rha family transcriptional regulator yields METLVKIENSQAVTNSLLVAEKFNKNHRDVIRSIRDLLSSAQNCAVLQMSLESSYKASNGKTNSIYMMNRYGFSCIVKQIKKIFVRIEKFYTFVMHNTHNVFGGKKSQKIFKPVRAVWSGDILYLQYVSYAAYGFLNLTTYILLSDFLFSPSIFSNRFLKS; encoded by the coding sequence AAATAGTCAAGCAGTAACTAATAGTTTGCTAGTCGCAGAAAAGTTCAATAAAAATCATCGTGATGTAATACGCTCTATTAGAGACTTATTATCATCTGCGCAAAATTGCGCTGTACTCCAAATGTCCTTAGAATCAAGTTATAAAGCATCAAATGGTAAGACAAACTCTATTTACATGATGAACCGCTATGGTTTTAGTTGTATAGTTAAACAGATAAAAAAAATATTTGTAAGAATTGAAAAATTTTATACATTTGTCATGCATAACACACATAATGTATTTGGAGGTAAAAAATCCCAAAAAATATTTAAGCCCGTACGAGCCGTTTGGAGCGGTGACATCTTATACCTTCAGTATGTGAGTTATGCAGCGTACGGGTTTTTAAATTTAACTACTTATATTTTATTATCTGATTTTCTTTTTTCACCATCAATATTTTCTAATAGATTTCTTAAATCTTGA
- a CDS encoding phage antirepressor KilAC domain-containing protein produces MENQIFIFNGNKITFQFGNGDIMVNVTEFAKAFSNKNLSQIINSKEIKDYISELSAIQNYIASDLLIVENGRGTWAHQRVALRIAQKLSTKFSIWVDERIEELLRHGLTATPQKIDELIQNPDLVIGLATQLKQERQQTEYLRQQSEKQEKELQKQAPKVEYYNNVLNSESTYNTNLIAKELGMSARTLNKILADNKIQYKQAGVWVLNHKFQDKGFTKTKTTLYKGSDGIERTCMLTVWTEKGREFIHHQISTLKTA; encoded by the coding sequence ATGGAAAATCAAATATTTATTTTTAATGGAAACAAGATTACATTTCAGTTTGGAAATGGTGATATCATGGTGAATGTAACAGAATTTGCAAAAGCATTTTCTAATAAAAATTTATCACAAATAATAAACTCAAAGGAAATAAAGGATTATATATCTGAATTGTCAGCTATACAAAATTATATAGCTTCTGATTTACTGATAGTTGAAAATGGAAGAGGTACATGGGCGCACCAAAGAGTTGCATTACGGATAGCTCAAAAATTATCAACTAAATTTTCTATTTGGGTAGATGAAAGAATAGAAGAACTATTAAGACACGGTCTTACGGCAACCCCTCAAAAGATAGACGAACTAATACAAAACCCTGATCTAGTTATAGGGTTAGCTACACAATTAAAGCAAGAAAGGCAACAAACTGAATATTTAAGACAACAATCCGAAAAACAAGAAAAAGAACTTCAAAAACAAGCGCCCAAAGTTGAGTATTACAACAACGTACTGAATTCTGAAAGTACTTATAATACAAATTTGATAGCCAAAGAGCTCGGAATGAGCGCAAGGACGTTAAACAAAATTTTAGCAGACAACAAAATACAGTATAAGCAAGCGGGCGTATGGGTTTTGAACCATAAGTTTCAAGACAAAGGATTTACGAAAACCAAAACTACCCTGTACAAAGGTAGTGACGGGATTGAACGGACGTGTATGTTAACGGTATGGACGGAAAAAGGCAGGGAGTTTATACATCACCAAATTTCTACTTTAAAAACAGCATAA